A single window of Balaenoptera acutorostrata chromosome X, mBalAcu1.1, whole genome shotgun sequence DNA harbors:
- the MED12 gene encoding mediator of RNA polymerase II transcription subunit 12 isoform X3, with translation MAAFGILSYEHRPLKRPRLGPPDVYPQDPKQKEDELTALNVKQGFNNQPAVSGDEHGSAKNVNFNPAKISSNFSSIIAEKLRCNTLPDTGRRKPQVNQKDNFWLVTARSQSAINTWFTDLAGTKPLTQLAKKVPIFSKKEEVFGYLAKYTVPVMRAAWLIKMTCAYYAAITETKVKKRHVIDPFMEWTQIITKYLWEQLQKMAEYYRPGPSGSGGCGSTIGPLPHDVEVAIRQWDYNEKLAMFMFQDGMLDRHEFLTWVLECFEKIRPGEDELLKLLLPLLLRYSGEFVQSAYLSRRLAYFCTRRLALQLDGVSSHSSHVMSAQSTSTLPTTPAPQPPTSSTPSTPFSDLLMCPQHRPLVFGLSCILQTILLCCPSALVWHYSLTDSRIKTGSPLDHLPIAPSNLPMPEGNSAFTQQVRAKLREIEQQIKERGQAVEVRWSFDKCQEATAGFTIGRVLHTLEVLDSHSFERSDFSNSLDSLCNRIFGLGPSKDGHEISSDDDAVVSLLCEWAVSCKRSGRHRAMVVAKLLEKRQAEIEAERCGESEAADEKGSIASGSLSAPSAPIFQDVLLQFLDTQAPMLTDPRSESERVEFFNLVLLFCELIRHDVFSHNMYTCTLISRGDLAFGAPGPRPPSPFDDPADDPERKEAEGSSSSKLEDPGLSESMDIDPSSSVLFEDMEKPDFSLFSPTMPCEGKGSPSPEKPDVEKEVKPPPKEKLEGTLGVLYDQPRHVQYATHFPIPQEESCSHECNQRLVVLFGVGKQRDDARHAIKKITKDILKVLNRKGTAETDQLAPIVPLNPGDLTFLGGEDGQKRRRNRPEAFPTAEDIFAKFQHLSHYDQHQVTAQVSRNVLEQITSFALGMSYHLPLVQHVQFIFDLMEYSLSISGLIDFAIQLLNELSVVEAELLLKSSDLVGSYTTSLCLCIVAVLRHYHACLILNQDQMAQVFEGLCGVVKHGMNRSDGSSAERCILAYLYDLYTSCSHLKSKFGELFSDFCSKVKNTIYCNVEPSESNMRWAPEFMIDTLENPAAHTFTYTGLGKSLSENPANRYSFVCNALMHVCVGHHDPDRVNDIAILCAELTGYCKSLSAEWLGVLKALCCSSNNGTCGFNDLLCNVDVSDLSFHDSLATFVAILIARQCLLLEDLIRCAAIPSLLNAACSEQDSEPGARLTCRILLHLFKTPQLNPCQSDGTVSPDKPTVGIRSSCDRHLLAASQNRIVDGAVFAVLKAVFVLGDAELKGSGFTVTGGTEELPEEEGGGGSGGRRQGGRNISVETASLDVYAKYVLRSICQQEWVGERCLKSLCEDSNDLQDPVLSSAQAQRLMQLICYPHRLLDNEDGENPQRQRIKRILQNLDQWTMRQSSLELQLMIKQTPNNEMNSLLENIAKATIEVFQQSAETGSSSGNTASNMPSSSKTKPVLSSLERSGVWLVAPLIAKLPTSVQGHVLKAAGEELEKGQHLGSSSRKERDRQKQKSMSLLSQQPFLSLVLTCLKGQDEQREGLLTSLYSQVHQIVNNWRDDQYLDDCKPKQLMHEALKLRLNLVGGMFDTVQRSTQQTTEWAVLLLEIIISGTVDMQSNNELFTTVLDMLSVLINGTLAADMSSISQGSMEENKRAYMNLVKKLRKELGERQSDSLEKVRQLLPLPKQTRDVITCEPQGSLIDTKGNKIAGFDSIFKKEGLQVSTKQKISPWDLFEGLKPSAPLSWGWFGTVRVDRRVARGEEQQRLLLYHTHLRPRPRAYYLEPLPLPPEDEEPPAPALLEPEKKAPEPPKTDKPGAAPPSTEERKKKSTKGKKRSQPAAKTEPSPLPPVPFTQDYGMGPGRSGPYGVTVPPDLLHHTNPGSISHLSYRQGSIGLYTQNQPLPAGGPRVDPYRPVRLPMQKLPTRPPYPGVLPTTMTGVMGLEPSSYKTPVYRQQQPAVPQGQRLRQQLQAKIQSQGMLGQSSVHQMTPSSSYGLQTSQGYTPYVSHVGLQQHTGPAGTMVPPSYSSQPYQSTHSSTNPTLVDATRHLQQRPSGYVHQQAPTYGHGLTSTQRFSHQTLQQTPMIGTMTPLGAQGVQAGVRSASILPEQQQQQQQQQQQQQQQQQQQQQQQQQQQYHIRQQQQQQILRQQQQQQQQQQQQQQQQQQQQQQQQQQQAHQQQQQQAAPPQPQPQSQPQFQRQGLQQTQQQQQTAALVRQLQQQLSNTQPQPSTNIFGRY, from the exons GTCAACTTCAATCCTGCCAAG ATCAGTTCCAACTTCAGCAGCATTATTGCAGAGAAGTTACGTTGTAACACCCTCCCTGACACCGGTAGAAGGAAGCCCCAGGTGAACCAGAAGGACAACTTCTGGCTGGTGACTGCACGATCCCAGAGTGCCATTAACACCTGGTTCACCGATCTGGCTGGCACCAAGCCACTCACACAACTAGCCAAAAAG GTCCCCATTTTCAGTAAGAAGGAAGAAGTGTTTGGGTACTTGGCCAAGTACACAGTGCCTGTGATGCGGGCTGCCTGGCTCATTAAGATGACCTGTGCCTACTATGCAGCGATCACAGAGACCAAGGTTAAGAAGAGACATGTCATTGACCCTTTCATGG AATGGACTCAGATCATCACCAAGTACTTATGGGAGCAGCTGCAAAAGATGGCTGAATACTACCGGCCAGGGCCTTCCGGAAGCGGGGGCTGTGGTTCTACTATAGGGCCCTTGCCCCATGATGTAGAGGTGGCAATCCGGCAGTGGGACTACAATGAGAAGCTGGCCATGTTCATGTTTCAG GACGGAATGCTGGACAGACATGAGTTCCTGACCTGGGTACTTGAGTGTTTTGAGAAAATCCGCCCTGGAGAGGATGAATTGCTTAAACTGCTGCTGCCCCTGCTGCTTCGA TACTCTGGGGAATTCGTTCAGTCTGCATACCTCTCCCGCCGCCTTGCCTACTTCTGTACACGGAGACTGGCCCTGCAGCTGGATGGCGTGAGCAGTCACTCATCTCATGTGATGTCTGCTCAGTCAACAAGCACACTGCCCACGACCCCTGCTCCTCAGCCCCCAACTAGCAGCACACCCTCTACACCCTTTAGTGACCTGCTTATGTGCCCTCAGCACCGGCCCCTAGTTTTTGGCCTCAGCTGTATCCTTCAG ACCATCCTCCTGTGTTGTCCTAGTGCCCTGGTTTGGCACTACTCGCTGACTGATAGCCGAATCAAGACTGGCTCACCACTTGACCACCTGCCTATTGCCCCCTCCAACCTGCCCATGCCAGAGGGCAACAGTGCCTTCACTCAGCAG GTCCGTGCAAAGTTGCGGGAGATTGAGCAGCAGATCAAGGAGCGAGGACAGGCCGTTGAGGTTCGCTGGTCTTTTGATAAGTGCCAAGAAGCTACTGCAG GCTTCACCATTGGACGGGTGCTCCATACTTTGGAAGTGCTGGACAGCCATAGTTTTGAGCGCTCTGACTTCAGCAACTCTCTTGATTCCCTCTGTAATCGAATCTTTGGATTGGGGCCTAGCAAGGATGGGCACGAG ATCTCCTCAGATGATGATGCTGTGGTATCATTACTGTGTGAATGGGCTGTCAGCTGCAAGCGCTCTGGTCGTCATCGTGCGATGGTGGTAGCCAAGCTACTGGAGAAGAGACAGGCAGAGATTGAGGCTGAG CGTTGTGGAGAATCGGAAGCCGCAGATGAGAAGGGTTCCATAGCCTCTGGCTCCCTTTCTGCTCCTAGTGCTCCCATTTTCCAGGATGTCCTCCTGCAATTTCTGGATACACAGGCTCCCATGCTGA CGGACCCCCGAAGTGAGAGCGAGCGAGTGGAGTTCTTTAACTTGGTACTGCTGTTCTGTGAACTGATTCGACATGATGTTTTCTCCCACAACATGTACACTTGCACCCTCATCTCCCGAGGGGACCTTGCCTTCGGAGCCCCTGGTCCCCGGCCTCCCTCTCCCTTTGATGACCCTGCCGATGACCCCGAGCGCAAGGAGGCtgagggcagcagcagcagcaagctGGAG GATCCAGGGCTCTCGGAGTCTATGGACATCGACCCTAGCTCCAGTGTGCTCTTTGAGGACATGGAGAAGCCTGATTTCTCA TTGTTCTCCCCCACTATGCCCTGTGAGGGGAAGGGCAGTCCATCCCCTGAGAAACCAGATGTTGAGAAGGAGGTGAAGCCCCCACCCAAGGAGAAGCTAGAAGGGACCCTTGGGGTTCTTTATGACCAGCCGCGGCATGTGCAGTATGCCACGCACTTTCCCATCCCCCAG GAGGAGTCATGCAGCCATGAGTGCAACCAGCGGTTGGTCGTACTGTTTGGGGTGGGAAAGCAGCGAGATGATGCCCGCCATGCCATCAAGAAAATTACCAAGGATATCCTGAAGGTTCTGAACCGCAAAGGGACAGCGGAAACTG ACCAGCTTGCTCCTATTGTGCCTCTGAATCCTGGAGACCTGACATTCTTAG GTGGGGAGGACGGGCAGAAGCGGCGGCGCAACCGGCCTGAAGCCTTCCCCACTGCCGAGGATATCTTTGCTAAGTTCCAGCACCTTTCGCATTATGACCAACACCAGGTCACGGCTCAG GTCTCCCGGAATGTTCTGGAGCAGATTACGAGCTTTGCCCTTGGTATGTCGTACCACTTGCCTCTGGTGCAGCATGTGCAGTTCATCTTCGACCTCATGGAATATTCACTCAGCATCAGTGGCCTCATCGACTTTGCCATTCAG CTACTGAATGAACTGAGTGTAGTTGAGGCCGAGTTGCTTCTCAAATCCTCAGATCTGGTGGGCAGTTACACCACCAGCCTGTGCCTGTGCATCGTGGCTGTCCTGCGGCACTATCACGCCTGCCTCATCCTcaaccaggaccagatggcacaGGTCTTTGAGGG GCTGTGTGGCGTAGTCAAGCACGGGATGAACCGGTCCGATGGCTCCTCCGCAGAGCGCTGTATCCTTGCTTATCTCTATGATCTGTACACCTCCTGTAGCCATTTAAAGAGCAAATTTGGGGAGCTCTTCAG CGACTTCTGCTCCAAGGTGAAGAACACCATCTACTGCAACGTGGAGCCGTCAGAATCCAACATGCGCTGGGCACCCGAGTTCATGATTGACACTCTGGAGAACCCTGCCGCTCACACCTTCACCTACACAGGGCTAGGCAAGAGTCTTAGTGAGAACCCTGCTAACCGCTACAGCTTTGTCTGCAATGCCCTTATGCACGTCTGTGTGGGGCACCATGATCCCGATAG GGTGAATGACATCGCAATCCTGTGTGCAGAGCTGACCGGCTATTGCAAGTCACTGAGTGCAGAGTGGCTGGGAGTGCTTAAGGCCTTGTGCTGCTCCTCTAACAATGGCACTTGTGGTTTCAACGACCTCCTCTGCAATGTAGAT GTCAGTGACCTGTCTTTTCATGACTCCCTGGCCACTTTTGTTGCCATCCTTATCGCTCGGCAGTGTTTGCTACTGGAGGATCTGATTCGCTGTGCAGCCATCCCTTCACTCCTTAATGCTG CTTGCAGTGAGCAGGACTCTGAGCCGGGGGCCCGGCTTACCTGCCGCATCCTCCTCCACCTTTTCAAGACACCTCAACTCAATCCTTGCCAGTCGGACGGAA CTGTCTCCCCAGACAAGCCTACGGTAGGAATCCGCTCCTCCTGTGACCGCCACCTGCTGGCTGCCTCCCAGAACCGCATTGTGGATGGAGCTGTGTTTGCTGTTCTCAAGGCTGTGTTTGTACTTG GGGATGCGGAACTGAAGGGTTCAGGCTTCACTGTGACAGGAGGAACAGAAGAACttccagaggaggagggaggaggtggcagtGGCGGTCGGAGGCAGGGTGGCCGCAACATCTCTGTGGAGACAGCCAGTCTGGATGTCTATGCCAAGTACGTGCTACGCAGCATCTGCCAGCAG GAATGGGTAGGAGAACGTTGCCTTAAATCGCTGTGTGAGGACAGCAATGATTTGCAAGACCCAGTGTTGAGTAGCGCCCAGGCCCAGCGCCTCATGCAGCTCATCTGCTACCCACATCGGCTGCTGGACAATGAGGATGGGGAAAACCCCCAGCGGCAACGCATTAAGCGTATTCTCCAG AACTTGGACCAGTGGACCATGCGCCAGTCTTCCTTGGAGCTGCAGCTCATGATCAAGCAGACCCCTAACAAT GAGATGAACTCCCTCTTAGAGAACATCGCCAAGGCCACAATCGAGGTTTTCCAACAGTCTGCAGAGACAGGGTCATCTTCTGGAAACACTGCAAGCAACATGCCCAGCAGCAGCAAGACCAAGCCCGTGCTCAG CTCCCTAGAGCGCTCTGGTGTGTGGCTGGTGGCTCCTCTCATTGCCAAACTGCCCACCTCAGTCCAGGGGCATGTGTTAAAGGCTGCTGGGGAAGAATTGGAGAAGGGCCAGCACCTGGGTTCCTCTTCACGCAAAGAACGTGATCGACAAAAGCAGAAGAG CATGTCCCTGTTGAGCCAGCAGCCCTTCTTATCCCTGGTGCTGACGTGTCTGAAGGGTCAGGACGAGCAGCGCGAGGGACTCCTTACCTCCCTCTACAGCCAGGTCCACCAG ATTGTGAATAATTGGAGAGATGACCAGTACTTAGACGATTGCAAGCCAAAGCAGCTAATGCATGAGGCGCTCAAACTGCGGCTCAACCTG GTGGGGGGCATGTTTGACACGGTGCAGCGCAGCACCCAGCAGACCACAGAGTGGGCTGTGCTCCTCCTGGAGATCATCATCAGCGGCACTGTCGACATGCAGTCCAACAA TGAGCTCTTCACCACCGTCTTGGACATGCTGAGCGTGCTCATCAATGGCACCCTAGCTGCGGACATGTCCAGCATCTCCCAGGGCAGCATGGAGGAAAACAAGCGTGCCTACATGAACCTGGTGAAGAAGCTGCGG AAGGAGTTGGGGGAGCGCCAGTCAGACAGTCTGGAAAAAGTTCGCCAGCTGCTGCCACTGCCCAAGCAGACCCGAGATGTCATCACGTGTGAGCCGCAGGGCTCCCTTATCGACACCAAAGGCAACAAGATTGCCGGCTTTGACTCCATCTTCAAGAAGGAG GGTCTACAGGTTTCCACCAAACAAAAGATCTCCCCCTGGGATCTTTTTGAAGGCTTGAAGCCATCAGCGCCACTGTCTTGGGGCTGGTTTGGAACAGTCCGGGTGGACCGGCGCGTGGCCCGCGGAGAGGAGCAGCAGCGGCTGCTGCTGTACCACACGCACCTGAGGCCCCGGCCCCGCGCCTATTACCTGgagccgctgccgctgccgccggAAGATgaggagcccccagcccccgccctgcTGGAGCCTGAGAAAAAGGCTCCAGAGCCCCCCAAAACTGACAAACCTGGGGCCGCTCCCCCCAGCACCGAGGAACGCAAGAAGAAGTCCACCAAGGGCAAGAAACGCAGCCAGCCGGCCGCCAAGACAGAG ccctctccccttcctcctgtgcCGTTCACACAGGACTATGGAATGGGCCCAGGCCGGAGTGGCCCCTATGGAGTGACAGTGCCTCCGGACCTCCTGCACCACACCAACCCTGGCTCCATATCCCACCTTAGCTACAGGCAGGGCTCCATAGGCCTCTACACCCAGAACCAGCCGCTGCCGGCAG GTGGCCCCCGTGTGGACCCGTACCGCCCTGTGCGGTTACCGATGCAGAAGCTGCCGACCCGACCACCTTACCCTGGAGTGCTGCCCACCACTATGACTGGCGTCATGGGACTGGAACCCTCCTCCTACAAGACGCCTGTGTACCGACAGCAGCAGCCTGCGGTGCCCCAAGGACAGCGCCTTCGCCAACAGCTCCAGGCAAAGATA CAGAGTCAGGGGATGTTGGGACAGTCATCTGTCCATCAGATGACTCCCAGCTCTTCCTACGGTTTGCAGACCTCCCAG ggCTATACTCCTTACGTTTCTCATGTGGGATTGCAGCAACACACAGGCCCCGCAGGTACCATGGTGCCCCCCAGCTACTCCAGCCAGCCTTATCAGAGCACCCACTCTTCTACCAATCCTACTCTTGTAGATGCTACCCGCCACCTGCAGCAGCGGCCCAGTGGCTATGTGCACCAGCAGGCCCCAACCTACGGACATGGGCTGACCTCCACTCAAAG GTTTTCCCACCAGACACTGCAGCAAACACCCATGATAGGCACAATGACCCCACTGGGCGCCCAGGGTGTCCAGGCCGGCGTCCGGTCGGCTTCCATCCTGcctgagcagcagcagcagcagcagcaacagcagcagcagcagcagcagcagcagcaacagcagcagcagcagcaacagcagcaacagtACCACAtccggcagcagcagcagcagcagatcCTGCGG cagcagcagcagcagcaacagcagcagcagcagcagcagcagcaacagcagcagcagcagcagcagcaacagcagcagcaagcacaccagcagcagcagcagcaggcagctcctccccagccccagccccagtcccAGCCCCAG TTCCAGCGCCAGGGGCTTCAGCAGACCCAGCAACAACAGCAGACAGCAGCTTTGGTCCGGCAGCTCCAACAACAGCTCTCCA ATACCCAGCCACAGCCCAGTACCAACATATTTGGACGCTACTGA